DNA from Sulfurimonas gotlandica GD1:
CCTGACCTAGTGGACCAGTAGTAATCTCAATACCTGCCGTATGTCCGTATTCTGGATGCCCAGGAGTTTTAGAATCAAGTTGACGGAAGTTTTTTAAATCTTCTACTTCTAAACCGTATCCCCAAAGGTAGTAAAGAGAGTAAATAAGACCAGTTGCATGACCGCCAGAGAAAACTAATCTGTCACGGTTTAACCACTCTGGATTTTTTGGGTTGTGGTTCATGTGCTCACTAAGGACTACAGCTATATCTGCAAGACCCATTGGTGCACCAGGGTGACCTGAGTTTGCTGCTTGAACCATATCTGCTGCTAAAAATCTTATCGAATCTGCCATTTTTTGACGTATTACATTACTCATTATTACTTCCTTAATTTTATTCCATAAAATGAAGGGAACCTTCATTTATTAGTCCCGCAAAGGAACAAGTCCCTTTACTCCGCTTGCACCGCTGTGGTGACTAAAGTTTAGTTTTTATGTCTATTTATATATTTTGTAAGTAGTGGTGAAAGTTCATTTTTCAGGTTCTCATCAAAACTGTTTAACTCATGAGTAAGCTCATCTGCTAACGCATTTGCTTCACTCATCGCAACATCTAATCCTAAAATAGTTACGAAGCTATTTTTATCTTCATCATTATTTGTAAGCTTTCCAGCTTCTTCTGAACTTTGAGTAACATCAAGTATGTCATCTTGAATCTGAAATAGAAGTCCAAGCTTTATACCAAAAGCATAAAGTTTGTCACCCAGTTCCTCTTGTCCAACTATAATAGCTCCCATTTTCAGTGAAGCTGCTATTAGTTTTGCAGTTTTGTTTGTGTGTAAAATTTTTATATCAGCAACATTAAGTGGTTTGTTTTCAAAATAACAGTCAATCGCTTGACCTAATACCATTCCGTTTAATCCACCATTTTTTGCCAACTCTTGGATGAGTTTTACTCTTGTATAGTCTGAAAAAGGTGCATTACTTAAAACTTCAAAAGAGTAAGTATTGAGAGCATCTCCAACAAGTATTGCTGTTACTTCATCATAAAGTACATGCAGTGTAGGCTCTCCCCTACGAAGAGGAGAGTCATCCATAGCAGGTAAATCATCATGAATTAGTGAGTACGTGTGTAGTAGTTCAACTGCGTAAGCAGCATGTCTAGCACCGTCTAACATAAGAGAGTTGTATGCAGCGACAACACCAAGCAGAAGAGCTGGTCTAAACCTTTTCCCACCGGCTATCAGCATCTGCTGCAATGCTTTCTCATAAGTAGGGTGAATACTCTTTGATGTTGGTAAATTCTCTAATAAAAATGTCTCAAAATTTTGCATGTGAAATTATATATGTACTCTTGTTAAATGACTATTAATTTCTATGCACTTTCACTGTAAATCATAAAATCATTTTTTGAAGACTTTTTAATACTGTACATAGCTTTATCTGCATAGTTAAATAATGAATCAATATTTGTAGCGTGCTCAGGAAAAATACTTATGCCGATACTTGCTCCAACTGAAGATGCTGGCAGACCTTCATAGTCTTTGCTTATCTCCTTAATAATTCGTTTAGCAACCTTCTCAACATATACTAAATCGCTTAAAGTTCCTATGGCAACAGCAAATTCATCACCGCCTATTCTTGCAATAATATCCTCTTTACGGAGTAAAGACTTTATTCTACTTGCAACAGTTTGTAAGACTTCATCACCTTTTGCATGTCCATAATTATCATTGACTGCTTTAAAACCATCGAGATCTATAAACAGCAAAGCAACTGAGTGTTTATGGCGAATAGCATAAGCAGTAATTCTTGCAAGTTCTTCTTTTAGAAGATATCTGTTTGGTATATCTGTTAGCTCATCGTGATGAGCACGATATTTTAGTTTTTCGTTTGCTTTTTCTAGTTGGGCACTGGTCTCTAAAAGTTTTTCATGTTCTGCTTCTAGCTTAGTGTTAGCATTTTTCTCTTTTTGATCAATGAAATATTTGATCAAATAATAAATTCCAGATAGTCCAACTGATATATTCAGAAGAAAAAACAACTCTACTGCAATTTGAGGCATGAAAGTTGTATGGTTTTCGATAAGTGTTTGATCAATGAGTGTAGAAATAACAACAAGAGACATAAAGGCATGAAACCAAGAGAGTGCTTTATCACTATCTTCATAAGTAAGGGCAGCTATTGGGGCAAAAAAAGCCCATATCATAACAAAGCTCCCAAGAGCAAAACCACCAAGAGACCACATAAGAAAAAATGGTAAAAGAAGTACAAGTATCATCTGTGTTTTTTGTAAAAAGACTATGTCTTTTGTTTTATTCAGATGCCAAAGGTTGAATAGAGATATAAGACTATAAGAAAGTGGAATAGAAGCAGATAGATAATGATCTAAATATAGGTATAAAAGTCCCCAAACTAAGGCAGCAGGGCCAATAATAAGAGGGACCATAGTTAATGAAGCTTTTTTAAGACGCTTTGTTTCACTATCAGTCGGCAGGGATCCTATATTAACACAAGCTTCTAAACATCTTTTAGCAATTGCTAACAAAACTTCCCCTTCTCAACTTACTTATTACTTTTTACTTTACCCTTGATATTTACAAAAAATTGAAAATGCTCTCTTTCAAACAAAAGAGATGCAAAGTATTTAAAGTCACTTATATGTTCTCTTATATCGGCAATAATGCTTACCTTTACGCCATTTACCTGCATAAGTCTATCACCGACTTTAAGTCCATAACCCTCAAATTCATTTGCAATTTTTAAAATAGTTAAGTTCTTACTAAAGTATATCCCTTTTTGCTCTAAAAAAGTATCGCTTATGTATCCACCGCCATATCTTTTTTGAGTTTTAACTTTAAAAGTAAAATATTTTGAGTCTCTTTTTATTTTAACACTATGTGTGGAGCCAACTTTTGAAAACAAAATCTTTCTCATTAAAGTAGCGCTATCCTTAACTTTTTTACCAGCAAAGTCTACAATAGTATCACCCTCTTGAAATGGGTTATCTTTTATAAACGGATTTACTCTTGTTATGGTGATAGATTTTTTTATATCATCAACTCTTATTCCAATATCTCCATATTGGGCAGATTTACTCTTTAAAAATCTCTCTAGATATTCTTTTTGGATTATTCCCTGAGGCGTAACTATTCCTTCTAATGCACAGCAACTATTTAGAAGTAAAGCAGGAGTTGCAAGAGGCTCATTAAAAGTTGCGAAATTATTTAAGCCAATCTGATCTTTAACAATCTTACCCTCGATAGCACGTTTATTATTAACAGAAGCAACACCCAAGGAGAGATGATTATTTATCTTAAACGGATGTTCAAATTTTGTTCTATCTTCTACAAGATAAAGAGAGAGAAAAGGATCATATTTTATTATTTTAGCGTTTGGAAGATGTGATGAAAAAAGCAATCTTTTATTTTTTAATACCGGTATTTGAAGTGTTTGATATTTTATAGATTTTGAGTCAGTTATTTTTAGCTTACAAGATTCATAGCCGCCTTTGCAGGCAAAAAGATTTAAAAGAAGAAAGTTTAGAGCTAAAAATAGCCTAAACATTTATTTTGATCCAAAAGGGTTCATTCCACCCATCCCACCAAGCATGCCTAATGCGCTACTTTGCTGATTTTGTTGAACCATTTTATTTATATCATTTAAAGCACCGATAAGCATGATTTGTAGTGAATCTTTATCAGACATTAGCGAATCATCAATATTTAAATCAATAACCTCACCCTTGCCATTCATACTAATCTCAACCATTCCACCGCCACTCTTTACATTGAAGACTTTAGACTCAAGTTCAGCTTGAAGTTTATTTGCATTTTCTTGCATACCTTCGAGCATTTTACTCATATCGCCTAAATTACCAAACATTTCTAAATACTGTCCGCTATATAATCTATATTGTTGTTATCATCTAAAATAACAACTTTTGGCTGGTAAGTCTCTAAGTCTTTTTCATCATAAGTTGCATATGCAACAATAATGATTTTATCACCTTTGTGAACTTTTCTAGCAGCAGCTCCATTTAAACAAATGTCTCTTTTGCCTCTTTCGCCTAAGATAATATAAGTTGAAAATCTTTCACCGTTGTTTACATTTAGTATTTCAACTTTTTGTCCGACTCTCATCTTTGCAGCTTCCATCAACTCTTCATCTATCGTAATCGAACCAACATAGTTTAAGTTGGCATCAGTTACAGTTGCGCGATGAATCTTGCTGTATAACATATCTATAGTCATCTACTTTTCCTACATTCCCATCTGTTTTTTCATCTCAGCAGGACTTATTGGATCATCCCACTGCTCAGAATTGATTACATATTCAGAAACAACGTTTCCACCAATAATATGCTCTGATATTATTTTATCAATTTTTTCTTTAGTTAATCCTGCATACATAGTATGTCCTGGCTCAACTAACATAATTGGACCTGAAGAACAACGGTTCATACAAGAAGTACGAATAGGCTGAACAGTTCCCATAATTCCTTCTTGCATTAGTTTAGTAGCAAGATATTGAAATAAATCTTGAGTTTGTGGTGTAACACATGATGGTTTTGGCATACCTGGAGGAGCTGATTGCTCACATTTAAAGATATAAAATGCCGGTTGAGGGATTCCCATAAATCTTATCCTTTGGAATTTTTATTGGAATTATAACTAAAATATACATATAAAATCTCATACGCAAAAACAAGTTTGTTTTTTTAAGCTAAATAGCAACTTTTTAGCTATAATTCACACAATAAATTCAAACAATAACAAGGTCAATAATTTGAAAAAGATTATACTATTTTCTCTACTAATTACATCTCTTTACTCATCTGAGGCAAAAGTCTACATGGGTATAGGTGGTGGTTACATGCACGAAACCTTTTCTGATGCCGCTAGTACAACAAATGCAGCAGAGATTGGAAAGATAAAGATAGGTTACGGGATAAGAGAGGCATACGCTATAGAGTTCTCATTTGATTATCTTAAAAACGACGCTAATATTTTTTCAACAACAGGAAAAGATAGCGATAAATTCGGAATGAATGTTGAACTTGTTAAGGCATTTGACTGGGATATCTTAATTAACCCATACTTTAAAGCTGGATTTGGAGCAGGTTACTTTGATATAAATCACGCTTCTAAAAATTCTCTAAACTATGGTACGTTTAATGTTGGTCTTGGCTTTTTTATTCCTATCAATGAGCATTTTGATATCGAAGTTGGGTATGATTATAAATATGTATCTTATGAAAAACTAACAGCTACAAGTGATGAAGTTAATTCTCACATGAATGGCGCTTATGCAGGATTTAACGTAAGATTTTAAAAAAGAGAGAGCAAATGAATTTGCACACCATCGAAGAAAAAATTTTACTTCTTTGTCCATATGTACAAGAAATTGTTGTTACTCTACATAATGGACGCCCATTTGCGACTATCTATCCTAATTTTCAAACACTAAAATCTGCAT
Protein-coding regions in this window:
- a CDS encoding polyprenyl synthetase family protein yields the protein MQNFETFLLENLPTSKSIHPTYEKALQQMLIAGGKRFRPALLLGVVAAYNSLMLDGARHAAYAVELLHTYSLIHDDLPAMDDSPLRRGEPTLHVLYDEVTAILVGDALNTYSFEVLSNAPFSDYTRVKLIQELAKNGGLNGMVLGQAIDCYFENKPLNVADIKILHTNKTAKLIAASLKMGAIIVGQEELGDKLYAFGIKLGLLFQIQDDILDVTQSSEEAGKLTNNDEDKNSFVTILGLDVAMSEANALADELTHELNSFDENLKNELSPLLTKYINRHKN
- a CDS encoding GGDEF domain-containing protein — translated: MLAIAKRCLEACVNIGSLPTDSETKRLKKASLTMVPLIIGPAALVWGLLYLYLDHYLSASIPLSYSLISLFNLWHLNKTKDIVFLQKTQMILVLLLPFFLMWSLGGFALGSFVMIWAFFAPIAALTYEDSDKALSWFHAFMSLVVISTLIDQTLIENHTTFMPQIAVELFFLLNISVGLSGIYYLIKYFIDQKEKNANTKLEAEHEKLLETSAQLEKANEKLKYRAHHDELTDIPNRYLLKEELARITAYAIRHKHSVALLFIDLDGFKAVNDNYGHAKGDEVLQTVASRIKSLLRKEDIIARIGGDEFAVAIGTLSDLVYVEKVAKRIIKEISKDYEGLPASSVGASIGISIFPEHATNIDSLFNYADKAMYSIKKSSKNDFMIYSESA
- a CDS encoding DUF7488 domain-containing protein; this encodes MFRLFLALNFLLLNLFACKGGYESCKLKITDSKSIKYQTLQIPVLKNKRLLFSSHLPNAKIIKYDPFLSLYLVEDRTKFEHPFKINNHLSLGVASVNNKRAIEGKIVKDQIGLNNFATFNEPLATPALLLNSCCALEGIVTPQGIIQKEYLERFLKSKSAQYGDIGIRVDDIKKSITITRVNPFIKDNPFQEGDTIVDFAGKKVKDSATLMRKILFSKVGSTHSVKIKRDSKYFTFKVKTQKRYGGGYISDTFLEQKGIYFSKNLTILKIANEFEGYGLKVGDRLMQVNGVKVSIIADIREHISDFKYFASLLFEREHFQFFVNIKGKVKSNK
- a CDS encoding YbaB/EbfC family nucleoid-associated protein, which gives rise to MFGNLGDMSKMLEGMQENANKLQAELESKVFNVKSGGGMVEISMNGKGEVIDLNIDDSLMSDKDSLQIMLIGALNDINKMVQQNQQSSALGMLGGMGGMNPFGSK
- the panD gene encoding aspartate 1-decarboxylase; the encoded protein is MTIDMLYSKIHRATVTDANLNYVGSITIDEELMEAAKMRVGQKVEILNVNNGERFSTYIILGERGKRDICLNGAAARKVHKGDKIIIVAYATYDEKDLETYQPKVVILDDNNNIDYIADSI
- a CDS encoding (2Fe-2S) ferredoxin domain-containing protein, with protein sequence MGIPQPAFYIFKCEQSAPPGMPKPSCVTPQTQDLFQYLATKLMQEGIMGTVQPIRTSCMNRCSSGPIMLVEPGHTMYAGLTKEKIDKIISEHIIGGNVVSEYVINSEQWDDPISPAEMKKQMGM
- a CDS encoding outer membrane beta-barrel protein, with amino-acid sequence MKKIILFSLLITSLYSSEAKVYMGIGGGYMHETFSDAASTTNAAEIGKIKIGYGIREAYAIEFSFDYLKNDANIFSTTGKDSDKFGMNVELVKAFDWDILINPYFKAGFGAGYFDINHASKNSLNYGTFNVGLGFFIPINEHFDIEVGYDYKYVSYEKLTATSDEVNSHMNGAYAGFNVRF